In Macrobrachium nipponense isolate FS-2020 chromosome 30, ASM1510439v2, whole genome shotgun sequence, a genomic segment contains:
- the LOC135202147 gene encoding insulin receptor substrate 4-like, whose product MGCMEKELGQQLGTGIDWNSGQTGMDCMEENWASNWELESTGIVGEEAPALKRNQGQHAGVPAGVPGGRRKGGGGGGGGEGIVSMERRREGELGMGERDAKKKESHEERGGRGWLKNDNNFRHTAPPPPPPPPPPPPPPPPPNTPHTSQALRGATPSISPYVPDTASSVSFTVLYPSRGPSSRTEEGGGGEGGEDDFQRAVRQKPENKNETDPSLLINQQLKQRGDEG is encoded by the exons ATGGGTTGCATGGAAAAGGAACTGGGCCAGCAACTAGGAACTGGAATTGACTGGAATAGTGGGCAGACTGGAATGGATTGCATGGAAGAGAACTGGGCCAGTAACTGGGAACTGGAATCTACTGGAATAGTGGGGGAGGAGGCGCCTGCATTGAAAAGGAATCAAGGCCAGCATGCAGGCGTTCCAGCAGGAGTTccaggggggaggaggaagggaggaggaggaggaggaggaggagaaggaattgTTAGCATGGAacgaaggagggagggggagttGGGGATGGGGGAGAGAGATGCCAAGAAGAAGGAGAGTCATGAAGAGAGAGGGGGTAGGGG ATGGCTCAAGAATGACAATAATTTTCGT cacactgctcctcctcctcctccacctcctcctcctcctcctcctcctcctcctcctcctaataccCCTCACACCTCCCAGGCCTTGAGAGGAGCGACA CCTTCGATATCACCATATGTGCCAGACACAGCCTCTTCTGTGTCCTTTACTGTCCTTTATCCTTCTCGAGGACCTTCTTCCCGCAccgaagaggggggagggggggaggggggggaggacgaCTTCCAAAGGGCTGTGCGCCAAAAACCAGAGAATAAGAATGAGACAGATCCATCACTTTTGATAAACCAGCAGCTGAAGCAGCGAGGAGACGAGGGATAA